The bacterium genome includes a window with the following:
- a CDS encoding S9 family peptidase, whose amino-acid sequence MSGKPLLQKGPFAPAKPQEHVLHGHRRVDEYEWLQDAKDPAVLEHLKNENAHAERSMRASQKLQKQLYKEIRARITENDMSVPVKQGPYTYYVRTKKGKQYAIHCRREGERGKEQIILDENSLAKASEYFSLGDIEVSPDHRLVAYSIDTKGNEDHTMYIKNLESGEIFGETISSVADMEWSEDGQYIFYSKEDHPHPPRRIYRHRLGTDQSEDVLIYEEKDPQWYVALGKSRSREFLFIYAANYTMTEARFIPAMEPLAEPQLIAERRAKVRYYVEHHAGFFYITTNENAVNYKIMRTPVQKPHKINWKTWLKHDISRSISGLAPFSSFLALIIRENGSEEVYISSPEGEREKVVFPEEGHTVAFWDNIEYESTTVRITYDSFITPRTAFDYDVVAKAFTVRKKQEVPFYHKNNYVSKRVWVKNGDVKIPVVLVYKKNVKKKAPLLLEAYGSYGISNDPHFSVARLSLLERGWVFALAHPRGGGEMGWKWHKDAHLMTKHRTGDDFIAVAKYLVKQGYTTREKLAITGGSAGGMLMGQVLNREPELFGAAVVYVPAADLITSLLDENLGGTRLHYDEIGNPRIKKQYHYILKQSPYENVRATDYPPVLVRASMQDIRTPYWEAAKWVARLRAHKTDTNPLLFKIETEGGHFGKSGRYEWIKERAFDYAFLLETMKERR is encoded by the coding sequence ATGTCTGGGAAACCACTCCTTCAAAAGGGTCCTTTTGCTCCTGCCAAGCCGCAGGAACACGTTCTTCATGGCCACCGCCGTGTGGACGAGTATGAATGGCTTCAGGACGCCAAGGACCCCGCTGTTCTTGAGCACCTGAAGAACGAAAATGCCCACGCGGAGCGCAGCATGCGTGCATCGCAGAAGCTTCAGAAGCAGCTCTATAAGGAGATCCGTGCCCGCATCACGGAGAACGATATGTCGGTACCGGTGAAGCAGGGGCCGTACACCTATTACGTGCGCACCAAGAAAGGAAAACAGTACGCGATCCACTGCCGACGTGAGGGCGAGCGCGGAAAAGAGCAGATCATCCTCGACGAGAACTCTCTCGCGAAAGCATCCGAGTATTTTTCTTTAGGAGACATCGAAGTGAGTCCGGACCATCGTCTCGTCGCATACTCGATCGACACGAAGGGCAACGAAGACCACACGATGTACATCAAGAACCTCGAGTCGGGGGAGATTTTCGGTGAGACGATCAGTTCAGTCGCCGATATGGAATGGTCTGAGGATGGGCAGTACATCTTCTACTCGAAGGAAGACCATCCGCATCCGCCGCGAAGGATCTATCGACATCGTCTCGGTACCGATCAGTCGGAGGATGTCCTCATCTACGAAGAGAAGGATCCGCAGTGGTACGTCGCACTCGGGAAGAGCCGCAGCCGCGAGTTCCTGTTCATCTATGCGGCGAACTACACGATGACCGAAGCGCGCTTTATCCCGGCGATGGAACCGCTCGCGGAGCCGCAGCTTATCGCCGAGCGCCGCGCGAAGGTGCGCTACTACGTGGAACATCACGCGGGCTTTTTCTACATCACGACCAACGAGAATGCGGTGAACTACAAGATCATGCGCACGCCGGTGCAGAAGCCGCACAAGATCAACTGGAAGACGTGGCTCAAGCACGATATCTCACGCTCCATCAGCGGTCTCGCCCCGTTCTCATCGTTCCTCGCGCTCATCATCCGCGAGAACGGTTCCGAAGAGGTGTATATCTCGTCACCTGAAGGCGAGCGGGAGAAGGTGGTCTTTCCTGAAGAAGGCCATACGGTCGCATTCTGGGACAACATCGAGTACGAATCGACGACGGTGCGCATCACGTACGATTCCTTCATCACGCCGCGTACCGCCTTCGATTACGATGTCGTTGCCAAGGCATTCACCGTGCGCAAGAAGCAGGAGGTGCCGTTCTATCACAAGAACAACTACGTCTCGAAGCGTGTCTGGGTGAAAAACGGCGACGTGAAGATCCCGGTCGTCCTCGTCTATAAGAAGAACGTCAAGAAGAAGGCGCCGCTCCTTCTCGAGGCGTATGGTTCATACGGTATTTCCAACGACCCCCACTTTTCTGTCGCACGACTCTCGCTCTTGGAACGCGGTTGGGTCTTCGCGCTCGCACATCCACGCGGCGGCGGCGAAATGGGATGGAAGTGGCACAAGGATGCACACCTCATGACGAAGCATCGCACCGGCGATGACTTCATCGCAGTCGCGAAATACCTCGTGAAGCAGGGCTACACGACACGCGAGAAGCTCGCCATCACGGGCGGCTCTGCCGGCGGCATGCTCATGGGGCAAGTTTTGAACCGTGAGCCGGAACTCTTCGGCGCAGCCGTCGTCTACGTCCCGGCGGCGGATCTCATCACCTCGCTTCTCGATGAGAATCTCGGCGGTACGCGCCTCCATTACGACGAGATCGGCAACCCGCGCATCAAGAAGCAGTATCACTACATCTTGAAACAATCCCCGTACGAGAACGTCCGCGCGACGGACTATCCGCCGGTACTCGTGCGCGCCTCGATGCAGGATATCCGCACACCATACTGGGAAGCGGCAAAGTGGGTCGCACGCCTTCGTGCACACAAGACCGATACCAATCCGCTTCTTTTCAAGATCGAGACCGAAGGCGGACACTTCGGCAAGAGCGGCCGCTACGAATGGATCAAGGAACGCGCATTCGATTACGCATTCTTGCTGGAAACGATGAAGGAAAGACGGTAG
- a CDS encoding MGMT family protein codes for MQPSLRRVRRQRHISNGVKSFADKVRDVVRKIPEGKTMTYKEVATKAGNAKAARAVGAVMRTNYLEDVPCHRVVRSDGGLGNYNRGGRDRKREILRREGAIA; via the coding sequence ATGCAACCGTCTCTAAGGCGTGTTCGACGTCAGCGTCATATTTCTAACGGGGTGAAATCCTTTGCAGACAAAGTACGCGACGTCGTGAGGAAGATCCCCGAAGGGAAGACCATGACCTATAAGGAAGTCGCAACGAAGGCGGGAAATGCCAAGGCGGCGCGCGCCGTCGGTGCGGTCATGCGCACTAATTATCTCGAAGATGTTCCGTGCCATCGCGTCGTGCGATCCGACGGCGGCTTGGGGAACTACAATCGCGGAGGAAGGGATCGCAAGCGTGAGATACTTCGTCGCGAAGGCGCGATCGCATAA
- a CDS encoding PD-(D/E)XK nuclease family protein, with product MSGFYKPDRKPDWNYGGPRWRLSRSKIDLFTNCQRCFYIDNKLGTARPPGFPFNLNSAVDALLKKEFDIHRAGKKPHPIMKEYGIDAVPFEHPKMDVWRENFKGIDYLHTPTGLLVCGAVDDVWIGNDEKLIIVDYKSTSKDEKIEALDQDWHDGYKRQMETYQWLFRKNGFAVSDTGYFVYANASKDRAAFDAVLEFDVTLVPHTGDDSWVEDTLFAIKECLESDSLPEKSDDCDYCIYRETVGRKLMAFAGKAAPKTEKAAKRAVPASDANAAMGTLGL from the coding sequence ATGTCAGGTTTCTATAAACCGGATCGCAAACCGGATTGGAATTACGGTGGTCCGCGGTGGCGCCTTTCGCGCTCCAAGATCGATCTCTTCACGAACTGCCAGCGTTGTTTCTACATCGATAACAAGCTCGGCACCGCCCGTCCGCCGGGATTCCCGTTCAATCTCAACTCGGCAGTCGATGCGCTTCTCAAGAAAGAGTTCGATATCCATCGCGCGGGAAAGAAACCGCACCCGATCATGAAGGAGTACGGAATCGATGCGGTGCCGTTCGAGCATCCGAAAATGGATGTCTGGCGTGAGAACTTCAAGGGAATCGACTACCTGCATACGCCGACTGGACTTCTGGTGTGCGGTGCGGTCGACGATGTGTGGATCGGCAACGACGAGAAGCTTATTATCGTCGATTACAAATCGACCAGTAAGGACGAGAAGATCGAGGCCTTGGACCAGGACTGGCACGATGGCTATAAACGCCAGATGGAAACGTACCAGTGGCTTTTCCGCAAGAACGGATTCGCGGTTTCCGATACCGGTTATTTCGTCTATGCGAATGCCAGCAAGGATCGTGCCGCATTCGATGCGGTTCTTGAATTTGATGTGACGCTCGTGCCGCACACGGGTGATGATTCATGGGTGGAAGACACGCTCTTTGCCATCAAGGAGTGCTTGGAGAGCGATTCCTTGCCTGAGAAAAGCGATGATTGTGATTACTGCATCTACCGTGAGACCGTCGGAAGGAAGCTCATGGCGTTTGCGGGGAAGGCGGCACCTAAAACGGAGAAAGCTGCGAAGCGCGCAGTCCCGGCCTCCGATGCAAACGCGGCGATGGGAACACTCGGCCTATGA
- a CDS encoding MgtC/SapB family protein: protein MIYVDPMIIMFGKLLLAAFLGALIGTERALVAKQSAGMRTFALVTMGAAAFTIIGSYVDAAAIGLSNFDPMRMAAAIVMGVGFIGAGVMFQREDGVHGVTTAAGLWVAAAIGVIIGFGLYPLALFATAITVLIFFGLWYVEHRFIDWYQGK from the coding sequence ATGATCTACGTCGATCCCATGATCATCATGTTCGGAAAGCTCCTTCTGGCGGCTTTCCTGGGTGCCCTTATCGGTACCGAACGGGCGCTCGTCGCCAAGCAATCGGCTGGTATGCGCACGTTTGCGCTGGTCACCATGGGCGCCGCCGCATTCACCATCATCGGTTCGTATGTCGATGCGGCAGCGATCGGTCTCTCGAATTTCGATCCGATGCGCATGGCCGCGGCGATCGTCATGGGCGTCGGCTTCATCGGTGCCGGCGTCATGTTCCAGCGCGAAGACGGTGTACATGGCGTAACGACGGCCGCAGGGTTGTGGGTCGCGGCCGCCATCGGTGTCATCATCGGATTCGGTCTCTATCCGCTTGCCCTCTTCGCGACCGCGATCACGGTCCTCATCTTCTTCGGTTTGTGGTACGTGGAGCACCGCTTCATCGATTGGTATCAAGGGAAATAA
- a CDS encoding restriction endonuclease: MNTLITKADGEQEPFDPRKLDASLQRAGAADEARAHILKRIERELTEGMRTEDIYEHAFEYLQEEGSPAVAARYSIKRAIFSLGPSGFPFEQFLAEVLKAHGWRTRTGVAMTGRCAPHEVDVLAEKGNRRVGIEAKFHNVAGGKTDIKDALYVKARYEDLARAPEASARVDEGWLVTNTRFTRNAIRYAQCSNLTLLGWDYPHNRGLLEMIESARVHPLTALTTLTDGEKRRLLDNRIVLCKDVQAKHLLEEYGVKPGRIPQVLEEAKHLCSPFAGERQFTAGIQAVHH, from the coding sequence ATGAATACGCTTATTACTAAGGCCGACGGAGAACAAGAGCCGTTCGATCCGCGTAAATTGGACGCTTCGCTCCAGAGAGCAGGCGCGGCTGATGAGGCGCGTGCACACATCCTGAAGCGCATCGAGCGTGAGCTGACCGAGGGAATGCGTACGGAAGATATCTATGAGCACGCCTTCGAATATCTGCAGGAAGAAGGATCTCCTGCAGTCGCCGCCCGCTATTCGATCAAGCGCGCGATCTTCTCGCTCGGCCCATCAGGATTCCCGTTCGAACAATTCCTCGCGGAAGTCCTGAAGGCACACGGCTGGAGGACGCGTACCGGCGTCGCCATGACGGGTCGTTGTGCACCGCACGAAGTCGACGTTCTTGCTGAAAAAGGGAACCGCCGCGTCGGCATCGAGGCGAAATTCCACAATGTCGCCGGCGGAAAGACCGATATCAAGGATGCGCTGTATGTAAAAGCGCGCTACGAGGATCTTGCGCGCGCCCCCGAAGCGTCTGCTCGCGTTGATGAAGGCTGGCTCGTCACGAACACGCGCTTCACCCGCAATGCGATCCGATACGCACAGTGCTCGAACCTCACGCTTCTGGGCTGGGATTATCCGCATAACCGCGGGCTTCTCGAAATGATCGAATCAGCCCGCGTCCATCCGCTGACGGCTCTGACCACGCTGACCGATGGCGAGAAGCGTCGCCTCCTCGATAATCGCATCGTCCTATGCAAGGACGTGCAGGCAAAGCATCTTCTTGAGGAATATGGCGTAAAGCCGGGCCGCATCCCGCAAGTATTGGAGGAGGCCAAGCATCTCTGTTCACCGTTTGCGGGGGAGCGGCAATTCACAGCAGGCATCCAAGCCGTGCATCACTAG
- the mnmA gene encoding tRNA 2-thiouridine(34) synthase MnmA, translating to MQKVFVGISGGVDSAVSAALLKEQGYDVTGAFIKIWRPEFIECPWQKERLDAMRICAHLGIPFKEIDLSDEYKKEVIDDMIANYTAGRTPNPDVLCNRHIKFGAFKKWAHANGADLVATGHYAQVIRNGDRFELHRGKDTNKDQSYFLWRLTEKDLETTLFPIGGFTKPEVRALAEKFDLPVAAKKDSQGLCFVGEVSMRDFLARYIELKKGKVIDEHGVVIGEHDGAALYTLGERHGFRIENATASEVPHYIVAIHAERNVLTVSADKEKAKRESVGLVDLSWVNGEPGDISAEAQARYRETPVAIRFEEGVVHFSEKHLAPPGQSLVIYDGNRLIGGGVVDVS from the coding sequence ATGCAGAAGGTATTCGTCGGAATCTCAGGAGGCGTGGACAGCGCCGTATCAGCCGCGCTCCTCAAAGAGCAGGGCTATGACGTCACCGGTGCCTTCATCAAGATCTGGCGGCCGGAATTCATCGAATGCCCCTGGCAGAAGGAGCGTCTGGATGCGATGCGTATCTGTGCGCACCTCGGGATACCGTTCAAGGAGATCGATTTGAGCGATGAGTACAAGAAAGAGGTGATCGACGATATGATCGCGAACTACACGGCAGGACGCACGCCGAATCCGGACGTGCTCTGCAATCGCCACATCAAATTCGGCGCGTTCAAGAAATGGGCACATGCAAACGGCGCCGACCTCGTCGCGACGGGACATTACGCCCAGGTGATCAGGAATGGGGATCGATTCGAATTGCACCGCGGCAAAGACACGAATAAGGACCAGAGCTATTTTCTGTGGCGTCTTACCGAGAAAGATCTGGAAACCACGCTCTTTCCGATCGGAGGATTCACCAAGCCTGAAGTGCGTGCGCTCGCGGAGAAATTCGATCTGCCGGTCGCCGCAAAGAAGGACAGCCAGGGCCTCTGTTTCGTCGGCGAAGTCTCGATGCGTGATTTCCTCGCACGCTATATCGAATTGAAGAAGGGGAAGGTGATCGACGAACACGGGGTCGTCATCGGCGAACACGATGGCGCAGCGCTCTATACGCTCGGCGAGCGTCACGGGTTCCGTATCGAGAATGCGACCGCATCCGAAGTGCCGCACTACATCGTCGCCATCCACGCAGAACGGAATGTACTAACCGTCTCTGCCGATAAGGAAAAGGCGAAACGCGAGAGCGTCGGTCTTGTAGATCTCAGCTGGGTTAACGGCGAGCCGGGAGACATCAGTGCTGAAGCGCAGGCGCGCTATCGCGAAACACCGGTTGCGATCCGTTTCGAAGAAGGAGTCGTGCATTTCAGCGAAAAGCATCTCGCACCACCGGGACAATCACTCGTCATCTATGACGGTAACCGCCTCATCGGCGGCGGGGTTGTGGATGTCTCGTAA
- the mltG gene encoding endolytic transglycosylase MltG — protein sequence MDFSRIKRHLERLVAAANKVDEEVSVNWREQANRRSVIILIAIGSITLLSYVFLIAPPSSFPTGNLIAVPEGASAKEAGQMLEAQGVVRNGTAFSIAVTILGADRGVRAGDYLFKEPRDLFSVARAITTGAFGLEPIRIRIPEGATTKEMAKIYSAQLQRFDAEKFVEKAQPDEGFLFPDTYFFLPNATEDIVIKAMRQNFDTNIAQLAGEIESFGKPLREVVILASILEKEAFNHEDRRKIAGVLWRRIKIDMALQVDAAFLYSIGRATFTLTKEDLANEEDPYNTYVHKGLPPGAIGSPSLSSLEAAVTPIDGGYLFYLADRNHVTYYSKTYAEHLRLKALYID from the coding sequence ATGGATTTCTCCCGTATCAAACGCCATCTTGAGCGACTCGTTGCAGCTGCGAACAAGGTAGATGAGGAGGTAAGCGTGAACTGGCGTGAGCAGGCGAACCGCCGCTCCGTCATCATCCTTATCGCGATCGGTTCGATCACGCTTCTTTCCTACGTATTCCTTATCGCGCCGCCAAGCAGCTTCCCGACCGGCAACCTTATCGCGGTTCCCGAAGGTGCGAGCGCCAAAGAAGCGGGGCAGATGCTTGAAGCGCAGGGTGTAGTGCGAAACGGGACTGCATTTTCGATCGCGGTCACCATCCTCGGCGCGGACCGCGGTGTCCGGGCCGGAGATTATCTCTTCAAGGAGCCGCGCGATCTTTTCTCGGTCGCCCGTGCGATCACCACCGGAGCGTTCGGACTGGAACCGATCCGTATCCGCATTCCTGAAGGCGCGACCACCAAGGAGATGGCGAAGATCTATTCCGCACAGCTGCAGCGCTTCGATGCGGAGAAATTCGTCGAGAAGGCACAGCCGGATGAAGGCTTCCTGTTTCCGGACACCTATTTCTTCCTCCCGAATGCGACGGAAGATATCGTCATCAAGGCCATGCGGCAGAATTTCGATACGAATATCGCACAGCTAGCAGGCGAGATCGAAAGCTTCGGCAAACCGCTCCGCGAAGTGGTCATCTTGGCATCCATCCTCGAGAAGGAGGCGTTCAACCACGAAGATCGCCGCAAGATCGCCGGCGTCCTCTGGCGCCGCATCAAGATCGACATGGCGCTGCAGGTGGATGCGGCGTTCCTCTATTCCATCGGCCGCGCGACCTTTACGCTCACCAAGGAAGATCTCGCGAATGAAGAAGACCCGTACAACACCTATGTCCACAAGGGTCTGCCACCAGGCGCTATCGGCTCTCCATCGCTCTCGTCGCTCGAAGCGGCGGTGACCCCGATCGATGGTGGCTACCTCTTCTATCTCGCCGACCGCAACCACGTGACGTACTACTCCAAGACGTATGCCGAGCATCTGCGCTTGAAGGCGTTGTATATCGATTGA
- the dnaB gene encoding replicative DNA helicase — MSSVRVPPQDLEMEKALLGALMINQSAIYDCADVVHVDSFYAAKHRTIYDAMLTLYGKGEPIDVVTVAGKLSERKQLSDMGGRAYLSELAGSAASPGSARHYAEAVQSKFVLRSLLDAAAKIGELGFQEDREIAAVLDEAQQAIFAVSNAPMLQKFSVIKEELTEAWERLESLQKHTDALRGVPSGFPALDTMLSGFQKSDLVILAARPSMGKTALALDIARQSAVKHNTPVGIFSLEMSSQQLVDRMLAAQAGVNAWKLRTGKINKDEEYDRLQAGIAELSEAPIFIDDKAGNTVLSIRSVARRMKMEKGLGLVVIDYLQLITPSLTGANVSTVQQVTEISRGLKGMARELDVPVIALSQLSRAVEQRRGRPRLSDLRDSGSIEQDADVVMFIHREDMMGSRGADEKNNVAEILIEKHRNGPVGKVDLMFDSEKTTFKSVEKSDFGDFTPEASVSGMEEQPF; from the coding sequence ATGAGTTCGGTACGAGTCCCGCCGCAGGATCTTGAAATGGAGAAAGCACTCCTTGGTGCCTTGATGATCAATCAAAGCGCGATCTATGACTGTGCCGATGTCGTGCATGTCGATTCCTTCTACGCGGCGAAGCATCGCACTATCTACGATGCGATGCTCACGCTCTACGGAAAGGGAGAACCGATCGACGTCGTTACCGTCGCGGGTAAATTGAGCGAGCGGAAGCAGCTCAGCGACATGGGCGGTCGCGCCTATCTTTCCGAACTCGCCGGCAGCGCCGCTTCTCCCGGATCAGCTCGTCACTACGCAGAAGCAGTGCAGTCGAAATTCGTACTCCGCTCGCTGTTGGATGCTGCAGCGAAGATCGGCGAACTCGGTTTCCAGGAAGACCGCGAGATCGCTGCGGTCTTGGATGAGGCGCAACAGGCTATTTTCGCGGTTTCCAACGCCCCGATGCTCCAGAAGTTCTCGGTCATCAAAGAGGAGCTTACCGAGGCGTGGGAGCGCTTGGAGAGTCTCCAGAAACATACGGATGCGCTGCGCGGCGTACCGTCCGGCTTCCCGGCGCTGGACACCATGCTTTCCGGCTTCCAGAAGTCAGACCTCGTCATCCTCGCCGCCCGTCCTTCCATGGGTAAGACCGCCCTCGCACTGGATATCGCCCGCCAATCGGCGGTGAAGCACAACACGCCGGTCGGCATCTTCTCCCTTGAAATGAGTTCGCAGCAGCTCGTCGATCGTATGCTCGCGGCGCAGGCGGGAGTCAATGCGTGGAAGCTGCGCACGGGTAAGATCAACAAGGATGAGGAGTACGATCGCTTACAGGCGGGTATCGCGGAACTTTCCGAAGCGCCGATTTTCATCGACGATAAGGCCGGCAACACGGTCCTTTCGATCCGCTCGGTCGCGCGACGCATGAAAATGGAAAAGGGTCTCGGCCTTGTCGTCATCGACTACCTCCAGCTCATTACGCCGTCGCTCACTGGCGCGAATGTCTCGACCGTGCAGCAGGTTACGGAGATCTCCCGCGGTCTCAAGGGTATGGCGCGTGAATTGGATGTGCCGGTCATCGCGCTTTCCCAGCTCTCCCGTGCTGTCGAGCAACGCCGCGGCCGCCCACGACTTTCCGACCTGCGCGACTCTGGTTCCATCGAACAGGACGCCGACGTCGTCATGTTCATCCACCGCGAAGACATGATGGGTTCCCGTGGCGCTGACGAGAAGAACAACGTCGCTGAAATCCTCATCGAAAAGCACCGCAACGGCCCGGTCGGTAAAGTCGATCTCATGTTCGATAGCGAGAAGACCACCTTCAAGTCGGTCGAGAAGTCCGATTTCGGTGATTTCACCCCTGAAGCGAGCGTGAGCGGCATGGAGGAGCAGCCGTTCTAA
- the recR gene encoding recombination protein RecR produces the protein MDPIERLTTLFQKFPGIGPRQAQRFVQYLLRTSPAIRREIMESIRELGSEVAQCPSCQRYHSGKKGLCSICSSHERDVSLLAIVASDADLAALERSHMFRGRYFVLGGLLSLASDRMTGLRVKELLDSLPKRRDDGLSEVILAFPANPEGDSTAIRVKEEIQENVTGITISMLGRGLSTGSELEYADPETLRNAFENRH, from the coding sequence ATGGATCCGATAGAGCGATTGACCACTCTTTTCCAGAAATTCCCCGGCATCGGCCCGCGTCAGGCGCAGCGTTTCGTGCAGTATCTTCTGCGCACCTCGCCGGCGATACGCCGCGAGATCATGGAGAGCATACGCGAGCTTGGGAGCGAAGTGGCGCAGTGCCCTTCGTGTCAGCGGTATCACTCGGGAAAGAAAGGACTCTGCTCGATCTGTTCGAGCCATGAGCGCGACGTCTCGCTGCTCGCGATCGTCGCTTCGGATGCCGATCTGGCGGCGCTTGAGCGAAGCCACATGTTCCGTGGACGCTATTTCGTCCTTGGGGGCCTTCTCTCCCTCGCATCGGATCGCATGACCGGCCTACGCGTGAAGGAGCTGCTCGATTCGCTTCCTAAACGTCGTGACGATGGTCTCTCCGAAGTCATCTTGGCATTTCCCGCGAATCCTGAAGGTGATTCGACGGCCATCCGTGTCAAAGAAGAGATCCAGGAGAATGTGACCGGCATTACGATTTCCATGCTCGGCCGCGGACTCTCGACCGGATCGGAATTGGAGTACGCCGATCCGGAAACCTTGCGCAACGCCTTCGAGAATCGACATTAA
- the rplU gene encoding 50S ribosomal protein L21 produces the protein MAKVAVIQSGAHQHVVKEGDVISIQNVQGKSGKGTKIDFDTVLLVADGSSVKVGTPAVSGAKVSAEIIDEGLGDKVVVMKYRQKSRYYKKKGHRQPFTKVKITSL, from the coding sequence ATGGCAAAAGTAGCAGTAATCCAGTCGGGCGCCCACCAGCACGTCGTCAAGGAAGGCGATGTTATTTCCATTCAGAACGTCCAGGGCAAGTCGGGTAAGGGCACCAAGATCGACTTCGATACGGTCCTCCTCGTCGCGGACGGCTCCTCGGTCAAGGTCGGCACTCCGGCGGTTTCCGGCGCGAAGGTCTCTGCTGAGATCATCGATGAAGGTCTCGGCGACAAGGTCGTGGTCATGAAGTACCGCCAGAAGTCCCGCTACTACAAGAAGAAGGGCCACCGCCAGCCGTTCACGAAGGTTAAGATCACCTCTCTCTAA